Within Bdellovibrio sp. ArHS, the genomic segment GGGTCTTCATCGCGTTTGGCTGACGGGAAAACTTCTGCAAAATCGACCATCATGGAAAATAAACTGCCAAATCCAGTGATGAGCTGGGCGCCTGCGACAGAGGCCCATGTTCTTTATCGTCCGTGGTTGTGGATGGTGGTTTACGGTGCGATGGCTTTAGGCTTACTTGTAAAAGCTCAGAAAGAATTTGGCTGGGGACGCCGTCGTCGCACGCTGAAAGAGCTTGTCAATAAACGCTACAAACAGGTGGATGGCGCGCTTAGCAAAAATGACTACCGTAAAGTGGGTGTGGAGATGACAAACATCTTCTATCTGGTTTTGGGTGAAGTCGCCGGAGAAGGCGGCGCCTCGCAAGAAATAGAAAGACTGTTGGCATTAATGCCGCCAAGTTTGCGTCGCGATCATGGGGATGAAATCGCGAAAAATTTTGAAATATTTCAGACGATGAGTTTTGCGCCGGAAGAAATGTTGGGAGCATTGAAGGATTCTTCAAGCATGAAAGTCAATGTTGAAAAGGCTAAAAAAATTATTTCGTCAGTGATCGCGGCGGTCGAGGCGAAGTAGGATGTTAAGGGCCTTCCTGCGCCGAGAGTCCTAGTTTTGTTTTGATCAGTTCCAGGTCCTGGGTTTGCTTTTCAAGCTGGCTTTTCAGACGAGTATTTTCTTTTCGCAAAGAAGTCAGTTCGTGCTGTAAATTCTCTAGCTGATTTTGCGACATTTCACATTTTCCGTTAAGTTCTTGCACAGCATTCACCGTGGCCCAGTGAATGGGATCGACATTCAATTCTAAGTACCCATCTGCGCGTACCTTCACCGCATCGGGAATGACCTGTTGTACTTCCTGAGCAATAAAGCCTGTCATCTTTTGCTGTGATGACAGGTTTAACGGATTGTCTTTTTTATAAGAGAATCGCACCGTGTGAAGCTTCAGGATTTCCTTGAGTCCGTATTCGTAATCTCCATGAATGTCTTTAAGGCGAAGATCCGAAGTGTTCGTCCACGCAGTTCCAGTACTCAGTCCGGCGGTGCCTTCTACCTGAAGGGTGTGAGTCGGCGTGGTCGTGCCGATGCCCACGCTGCCAGCGAAATAGGAAGGGGCTGTATGGTCGTTGGCCCACAATGACCATTTCGCGTTTGCCGAGACAGAGCCGATATAGAGTCCGTAGCCGGTATTGACGGTTCCGCCGCCGGAGTTGTAGATATCAGTGTAGTAGCCGTAGGCTTTGTCGATGGTACCGGTCACACCGTAATTCCATATTTGGCTGAATGTCCCGTAGGCGTTTGAAATTGTTCCACTGGTTTCGTTGAACACCTGATTAAAATTTCCGTAACCGAAGTTGATTTGCCCCGTGGAGGCGTTGGAGCTCACAGTGTAAGTTCCGTACTGTGACGGCACTGTCGTTGAACCACTATGATTGGCCTTCGAGACAATTCCGTATAAATTTGTCACACTTCCTGCGTTGTTGGAGTTGGCTGACAAACCATGCAGATTCGTGACGGTGGACGTGCTGCCATTATAAGCTGTTCCTTGAAGAGCTGCTTGGAACTGAATCGTATTGCCCGAATTGTTGTTGGCGGAAGCATAGACACCATATTGCTGATCCAAGTTTGTCCCGGTTGCGGCAGCGGCGCTTGTGCTTATTCCATATTGGTAGGTTGCAGCTCCTTGAGTCAGTGACGATACGGCCTGCAAACCGATTTGGTTGGTTAATAGACCCGTTCCATTTTTTGTATTGATGGCTTGCAAACCTCGCGTTGTCGCCAAATTAAAAGCTCCCGCGTTCGTCATTAAATCAAACAAACCCGCAGAGTATTGGGCGGTACTATTAGCGGTCGGTGTAGGCTGGTCTAGCACCATCAAGGTGGCCTGTCTTCCCGCTATAATATTGGGAGAGTCATTGACGAGGACCTGTGATGGAGTCGTCGCGGCGGCTCCCGTTGAAGCTGTCGAAACTAAAGAATTTTGTATTGTCACGGGAGCCACGGGATTTGTGGTGTGCAATCCCACCTGTCCAGTCCCAGTGATATGGATGCGAGCTGTGTTGTCAGTTAGAAGACTTAAATTGAAACTGTCTTTCGTTCCTAATGATGAAGAAGTTCCGAACGTGTTTCCTCCGTTGAGATAGACGCCGTCCGAGCCGGTGATAGGAAGATCGGTCGAGGCGATCGAACGAAAAGTCGGAGGTCCGTTGCTCACTGACGGAGCGGCAAAAAAAGTTCTTGCGGTTTGTGAAGCATAAGTAATTGCTGAGTCTGACAGGGCAATATCCACGCAGAGATATCTGTCTGTGGCCGATTCCCAATTTAAGGTTTGCGCCGTCGTGCAAGTCGTAGGGAAAAAGTTGCCATTGCCCGCCGCCGTCGAGCGAATGTCGTCGATCGAGATGAATCCGGGCTCCCACACCGAACCGTTATAGCGAAGAAGGTTTTTGGTCGCAGTCGGCGCCGTTGCAAGAACCGAGATGCCCTGCAACTTAGCAACGCTGGGGTTTGGATAATTGCCACTAAGATCTCCGCTAGCAGGACCCTTCGGGATTCGTGAGTCGGTAAAACGCGGATCATCCCCTTGTGCCAAAGTACCCGCTGTGTTTCCTACGTTAACAGTGAGGGCAGGCGTCGATGTTCCGTTGACCACGGCAAGGTACGAGTTGGTCGAAGTGACATTGGTGACAGTGCCACCATTGGAACCCGATACAGCTTCACAAGTCAGAGCAGATCCTGACCACGATAGAAAGGTGCCCGCCGCACAAATCGGCAGTCCCGTTTTGATGACGAAGTCACTCGCAGGTTTTCCATCCAGTGTGGCGGATGAAAGAGCGAATGGGACCGAGTGTATTTCTAAAGCGGGTGTGATCGACTTCCACATGTTGCCATCGTAAAACTGCACTCTTAGTTTTCTGTTTTCCCAAAGGGAGGGGGTGACGGGGCCCGCTCCATCACAACTTACATTGCTGCCACCCGAAAATGCGTCGGTAAGTTGAAATGCTGTCAGTGGAAAAAGTTTCGTTCCCGTTCCTATAGTAATATCGAAAACGCCACGAGTGGATGATAAATCAACGCCATTCACCTGTTCGCGATACATGACACAGGTTTCCGCCGCGTTGGTGATTTCAAAACTGAAGCTGACGCTATTGTGTAGAAGAGGAGTTCCATCGGTTTTTATAATCCGACCCTGATAGTTCAATGACCTGGGCGCGGCTTCCACAATCAATGGTAGAGCCGATACCATGAGGTAAAATAAAACGTTCAGAAGACTCATGATATACCGTTCGGAGTATTCACGATTATTCTTTAAGACTTTCAGTAGATTACCCATGTTTCATGAATATGTCTTTAGATATGGGCTCATAGATGATTTCAACTCTAAAACAGAATTCTGAACCTCTTGGCAGCTACTTTGAGCAGAGGTTCTTAAGCACTAAATCGAGACGTTCCGCCAATGCTAAATGGCAAGCTGTGTTCCAATGAAAGACACAGGTGTAAAATACATTTGTGTGCATGAGGAGGAATTATGAAAGATTTCTCTCACTTCAATAAACCGTCATCTTCAGACCTTAAACACAGGCTCAATCCGCTTCAGTATGAAGTGACTCAGTTGGATGGAACAGAGCGCCCCTTTGCGAATAAATACTGGGACAACCATGAGGAAGGAATTTATGTGGATGTTGTTTCTGGGGAGCCTCTTTTCAGTTCGCTAGATAAATTTGATTCGTCGACAGGGTGGCCGAGTTTCACGCAACCTCTGGATCAAGCCTATATCACGACTAAGGTGGATCGAAGCCTTTCTGTGCCTCGTATAGAGGTTCGCAGTAAAATTGCCGACTGTCATTTAGGACATGTCTTTAATGATGGACCGGCGCCGACGGGCAAGCGTTACTGCGTTAACTCCGCAGCGTTGAAGTTCATCCCTTTGCGGGACCTGGTCAAGGAAGGTTACGAAGACTATGTGTCCCTGTTTAACAAACGCAAAGACCGCGAGACCGAAGCCGGTGCGCCCGGTTATTAATCATTCTCAATGCGCTTTCGTTTTCTTCGCAAGTTTTCTTTGTCGTTGGCAATTCCGTTGAAACAACCTAAATCTGCCTTCGCTTAAAATATTCAACGGAGGTTTTTATGCGTATCTTACTTGCCCTTATCACAGTCTTGTCGGCCTCTTCCGGTTTAGCCGCAGGTTGCGATAAATATATTCGCAACGAACGTATGATGGCGGCGATCAAAACGGTCGCGAAGTACACTCAATATGGTTATGAAGGAATGTGCAATCATCCGATGATTCTGGATGTGGAAGCGCAGCCCACACACACGATTGAATTGGTGAACGGGCAGTACGAAAAAATTCCGCACACGCAAGTTCAATTACACCGATCCGAAGACAGCTGTTTGTATATGGTTCGCGATGCGACTCAGACAATCACGACGGCGCGTTGTTATTCCGGTTTCTAATTGTTGCAGCACTCATCGAGGAGTCGAAAGACTCCTTTTTTATTCCAGCAGTTCTTTGATA encodes:
- a CDS encoding tail fiber domain-containing protein; the protein is MGNLLKVLKNNREYSERYIMSLLNVLFYLMVSALPLIVEAAPRSLNYQGRIIKTDGTPLLHNSVSFSFEITNAAETCVMYREQVNGVDLSSTRGVFDITIGTGTKLFPLTAFQLTDAFSGGSNVSCDGAGPVTPSLWENRKLRVQFYDGNMWKSITPALEIHSVPFALSSATLDGKPASDFVIKTGLPICAAGTFLSWSGSALTCEAVSGSNGGTVTNVTSTNSYLAVVNGTSTPALTVNVGNTAGTLAQGDDPRFTDSRIPKGPASGDLSGNYPNPSVAKLQGISVLATAPTATKNLLRYNGSVWEPGFISIDDIRSTAAGNGNFFPTTCTTAQTLNWESATDRYLCVDIALSDSAITYASQTARTFFAAPSVSNGPPTFRSIASTDLPITGSDGVYLNGGNTFGTSSSLGTKDSFNLSLLTDNTARIHITGTGQVGLHTTNPVAPVTIQNSLVSTASTGAAATTPSQVLVNDSPNIIAGRQATLMVLDQPTPTANSTAQYSAGLFDLMTNAGAFNLATTRGLQAINTKNGTGLLTNQIGLQAVSSLTQGAATYQYGISTSAAAATGTNLDQQYGVYASANNNSGNTIQFQAALQGTAYNGSTSTVTNLHGLSANSNNAGSVTNLYGIVSKANHSGSTTVPSQYGTYTVSSNASTGQINFGYGNFNQVFNETSGTISNAYGTFSQIWNYGVTGTIDKAYGYYTDIYNSGGGTVNTGYGLYIGSVSANAKWSLWANDHTAPSYFAGSVGIGTTTPTHTLQVEGTAGLSTGTAWTNTSDLRLKDIHGDYEYGLKEILKLHTVRFSYKKDNPLNLSSQQKMTGFIAQEVQQVIPDAVKVRADGYLELNVDPIHWATVNAVQELNGKCEMSQNQLENLQHELTSLRKENTRLKSQLEKQTQDLELIKTKLGLSAQEGP